A single region of the Lineus longissimus chromosome 14, tnLinLong1.2, whole genome shotgun sequence genome encodes:
- the LOC135499078 gene encoding zinc finger protein 658B-like translates to MEASKMDSDVTSSGHVTTSPQEKSAQKTSNLEDIVSQLQVNSQNGDSVEHSKDYATEPPSGSFQTNNMLVIKEEMMGFNAEQVGGSAATMVQPVENVASFVNVKQGQDAEMLSRVKGTMTKCGIGSVKNLVEKVDNCEEFEITLADQDASDDAALNSAECGLSSQSDDVNPTVCNQLDGAAVPVGNMFGVGKTTFGMNSSGSLGAGSSQIGSLQFESSRLGLMDEVVNSVITASLDSGQCCRCNETFSTPFQLNEHEQSTHNIKKVYDCIECPYWSESIEDLQRHLAVHEAIAKSPHSHVTSPHCMDCLDVFVSKEDLSAHKCHVYKHAMMVKVGKKAEAETLSSLEEKISDDASLNLPLSCLVCAAKFDALFLRDYHYKSVHKVAKVYHCGSCSYGAAAYREIDRHQRMHQMLAGKPPPFLCKLCSDIYTHKHTFERHMIQDHAPKPPVGLLKTKIMSIDSLKERPESAASVKKVLHCAVKECKAVFRISTDLDQHYAQKHGMQQPYGCRKCKFRTGAYATLEKHIADHFKTKDSLPTTRPVVQRQRKMKMASVTDPVSGEVKQVPATDPGSKDKNTKPKKKRFLNVDDPDPMEFIKTFYFCYFCSDKFAEQETLDEHIQSVHEGEKTFDCPQCEFRSWDESGLKSHMKFHRYRNEKTHFRCQECGAYMYSSADFEHHHVTVHDNLKPYKCRVCGFECAKNGLFKGHIRRHTRPHVCQLCPMRYAENCDLRQHMLSHEPELPFKCETCGKTFKRQRLVEVHAKIHTGEKDYSCDICDKKYHSRSGLTTHKNSKHRGGKTYMCEQCGKCFPTSGHMARHRTTHSEEKTFACHICEKKFKRREHLKCHVRMHTGEKPYVCDYNNCGKSFKQICGLHAHQKIHTGEKPYICKQCNKAFTYSSSIKNGACTQCQPRSEKWKYKRKRKKRKLSDFDSESESDAPKRKSSRRKPRGKRSDDYDYGSSDFSDSEFEEKVAQPFGCDRCDLRFEHQEALDSHKVLHGKNEYGMLHSETDVLNSLMVKS, encoded by the coding sequence ATGGAGGCGTCGAAAATGGACAGCGATGTGACATCTAgtggacatgtcacaaccagtccacAGGAAAAGTCTGCTCAGAAGACATCAAACCTCGAAGACATTGTGTCTCAGCTACAAGTGAATTCCCAAAATGGAGATTCTGTGGAACATTCCAAAGATTATGCAACAGAGCCACCTAGTGGTTCATTTCAAACTAACAATATGTTGGTTATCAAAGAAGAGATGATGGGTTTCAATGCTGAGCAAGTTGGTGGATCAGCCGCGACAATGGTACAGCCGGTTGAGAATGTGGCTTCCTTCGTTAATGTGAAACAGGGGCAAGATGCTGAAATGTTGTCTCGTGTAAAGGGCAcgatgacaaaatgtggcattGGGAGTGTCAAAAACCTTGTTGAAAAGGTGGACAATTGTGAGGAGTTCGAGATAACGCTTGCAGACCAGGACGCATCAGATGATGCTGCATTGAACAGTGCTGAATGTGGCTTGTCGTCACAGAGTGATGACGTCAACCCCACAGTTTGCAATCAGTTGGATGGGGCTGCTGTACCGGTTGGAAACATGTTCGGAGTTGGTAAAACTACATTCGGAATGAATAGCTCTGGTTCCTTGGGTGCAGGGTCTTCTCAAATCGGGTCCTTACAATTTGAATCATCTCGCCTTGGTCTGATGGACGAGGTGGTCAATTCAGTCATCACTGCATCTCTTGATTCCGGCCAATGCTGTCGCTGCAATGAGACATTCTCTACACCATTCCAATTGAATGAGCATGAACAATCTACACACAACATCAAGAAAGTTTACGACTGTATCGAATGCCCATACTGGTCGGAATCAATTGAGGATTTACAGCGCCATCTTGCAGTGCATGAAGCAATCGCGAAATCGCCACATTCTCACGTTACGAGTCCTCATTGCATGGATTGTTTAGACGTGTTTGTTTCAAAGGAGGATCTGAGTGCACATAAGTGCCATGTTTACAAACACGCAATGATGGTCAAGGTCGGGAAGAAAGCAGAGGCCGAAACGTTGTCAAGTCTGGAGGAGAAGATTTCTGATGACGCTTCTTTGAATCTGCCGCTGAGCTGTTTGGTTTGTGCGGCGAAATTTGACGCACTTTTCCTGCGGGATTACCATTATAAGTCGGTGCACAAGGTTGCTAAAGTTTATCACTGCGGTTCATGTTCTTATGGAGCAGCAGCATATCGTGAGATTGATCGTCATCAGCGCATGCATCAAATGTTGGCGGGAAAACCACCGCCTTTTTTGTGTAAGTTATGCAGCGATATCTACACCCACAAACATACTTTTGAGCGTCATATGATTCAGGACCATGCACCAAAGCCACCTGTTGGCTTATTGAAAACCAAAATTATGTCGATTGACTCTTTGAAGGAAAGGCCTGAAAGTGCCGCGTCAGTGAAAAAGGTCTTGCACTGTGCGGTTAAGGAGTGCAAAGCTGTGTTTAGGATTTCTACAGATCTTGATCAACATTATGCGCAAAAACACGGAATGCAGCAGCCGTATGGTTGCCGCAAGTGTAAGTTTCGGACCGGCGCTTATGCTACGCTTGAGAAGCATATAGCTGACCATTTTAAAACCAAAGACAGCCTACCAACAACTCGACCAGTAGTGCAAAGACAGCGGAAAATGAAGATGGCGAGTGTTACTGATCCCGTGAGCGGAGAAGTTAAACAGGTCCCGGCAACAGATCCAGGCTCCAAGGACAAGAATACGAAACCAAAGAAGAAGCGTTTTCTAAATGTTGATGACCCTGACCCAATGGAATTCATAAAAACATTCTACTTTTGCTATTTCTGTTCTGATAAGTTTGCTGAGCAAGAAACATTGGATGAGCACATCCAGAGTGTCCATGAGGGAGAGAAAACATTTGATTGTCCGCAGTGTGAGTTTAGATCATGGGATGAATCTGGTCTGAAATCACATATGAAGTTCCACCGGTACCGTAATGAAAAGACACATTTTAGGTGCCAGGAGTGCGGTGCTTATATGTACTCGAGTGCAGACTTCGAGCACCATCATGTGACTGTCCATGACAACCTTAAACCGTACAAGTGTCGAGTATGTGGGTTTGAATGTGCAAAAAACGGTTTGTTCAAAGGACACATCCGCCGCCACACCAGGCCACATGTGTGCCAACTTTGTCCGATGCGTTACGCCGAGAATTGCGATTTGCGCCAGCATATGTTGTCACATGAACCAGAACTCCCGTTCAAATGTGAAACTTGTGGCAAAACATTCAAGAGGCAGCGATTGGTTGAAGTTCACGCAAAAATTCATACCGGTGAAAAGGATTATTCTTGCGATATTTGCGATAAAAAGTATCACTCGCGTTCTGGTTTAACGACTCATAAGAACTCTAAACACCGTGGCGGAAAAACTTATATGTGTGAACAATGTGGGAAATGTTTTCCGACATCGGGACATATGGCGCGCCACCGCACTACACATAGTGAGGAAAAGACGTTTGCATGCCATATttgtgagaaaaagttcaaacgACGGGAACATTTGAAATGTCATGTCCGCATGCACACGGGCGAGAAACCATACGTTTGCGATTATAATAACTGCGGAAAAAGTTTCAAACAAATTTGCGGTTTGCACGCACATCAAAAAATTCACACTGGGGAAAAACCTTACATATGCAAACAATGCAACAAAGCATTTACATATTCAAGTAGCATCAAAAATGGCGCTTGTACGCAGTGTCAACCGAGGTCGGAGAAATGGAAATATAAGAGAAAGCGGAAGAAACGTAAGCTTAGCGATTTTGATTCCGAGTCGGAATCTGACGCGCCGAAACGGAAATCGTCACGACGCAAGCCAAGAGGGAAACGGAGTGATGACTATGATTATGGTTCTTCTGATTTTTCCGATTCAGAATTCGAAGAGAAGGTTGCGCAACCGTTTGGTTGTGATAGGTGTGATTTGAGATTTGAGCACCAGGAGGCGTTGGATTCCCATAAGGTGTTGCATGGGAAGAATGAATATGGGATGCTACATTCCGAAACAGATGTTCTCAACTCACTGATGGTGAAATCTTGA